In a single window of the Alosa sapidissima isolate fAloSap1 chromosome 18, fAloSap1.pri, whole genome shotgun sequence genome:
- the gigyf1a gene encoding GRB10-interacting GYF protein 1 isoform X1, translated as MQTGLSDPHRTHLLRSTGQDFQLLEDKRNMTAETLNFGPEWLRALSSGGSVTSPPPSPAMPKYKLADYRYGREEMLALYIKDNKVPEDMQDKEFAAILQEEPLQPLALVPLTEEEQRNFSMSVNSVAVLRLMGKGGGAIPAGVARGRGSTRGGRGRGRGDSGFYQRSIEDGEVGFGRCGREIHRSQSWDDRGERRFEKPLRRDGVRVCYEEAPSGSSVASGVAVAVATAGGRKDFTRSDSDNWRTLREEQEDEEGAGAEPGGSWRLAGSRRDDGGPRSAGWREHPGEARRRKYDFNFPEAGEGGRRRAGSEGLDDDRDNLPEWCTDEEDGEMGTFDSSGAFMPLKKGSKDPIHEEQEFEFQGLEDEDDEVMATAREEERNSSSEGERLDKDVKEALAEMEVKPVSPSSPPSLPLSSMPAPPAPLSESVTAPPAGLEEPLQPTISKNTTEEAAPQLSPPASLAPPPSSAAIHPPPPGGDTEDDEGMKHLQQEAEKMVASLQDSSLDEECFTQALQESRNTASALPLSHEAAMKWFYKDPQGEIQGPFTTVEMCEWFQAGYFSMTLLVKRGCDEGFQPLGDVIKMWGRVPFAPGPSPPPLLVRPQQQQPPPARQPAARANTGNMDQERLKKQQELAAAAALYQQLQQQQLFQLINSRCGEQGMMPSMNRSMSVPDTGSMWDMHTSASQPTGGEASLWDLTMNSSTQGPTLEQLQKLQQERREAELRAKREEEERKRREEKRRQQQQEEHKRREEEEMFRRKQCRQQQELIMKLLAQSQSQGGPASGSGWSGGSTAGLGKPGKALGLLELQQEAERVKQQQRAQQQRERQQHAGLMSGQWGEGAGSLWASGSGLEGKSGAGGGVSGAMGMWDEALKSQAGMRGMSHKNSSRSSPSLSEREQYMLRRKRTEEEDKLLKLLQGMKPQDGFTTWCEQMLHALNTTTNNNASSLDVATIVAYLKEVESPYEVLDFIRSYLGDTMEAKEFAKQFLERRAKQKANHQRQQQQQQLSKEVAGLTMNNFALQDSMRGVTPSALQSMFQAAHAGKGGMAYDQAAKLKKKQPMMLHSDPSILGYSFHTAGERLSLNEMEMVEDY; from the exons aTGCAAACAGGACTCTCGGATCCACACAGAACCCACCTGCTCCGCTCAACAGGACAGG ACTTTCAGCTCTTGGAGGACAAGAGGAATATGACTGCTGAGACTCTCAATTTCGGCCCAGAAtg GCTCCGTGCACTATCCAGCGGGGGCAGTGTGActtcccccccaccctcccccgcCATGCCAAAGTACAAACTGGCCGACTATCGGTACGGCCGCGAGGAGATGCTAGCACTTTATATCAAAGACAACAAg gttccTGAGGACATGCAGGATAAGGAGTTTGCTGCTATTCTGCAGGAGGAGCCTCTGCAGCCTCTGGCTTTAGTGCCTCTGACTGAGGAGGAGCAG AGGAACTTCTCCATGTCGGTGAACAGCGTTGCTGTCCTGAGGCTCATGGGAAAAGGAGGCGGGGCCATCCCTGCCGGTGTGGCTCGAGGCCGAGGCAGCACGCGAggaggcagag gacgaggaagaggagacaGTGGATTCTACCAAAGAAGTATTGAGGATGGAGAGGTGGGCTTTGGGCGCTGTGGAAGAGAAATCCATCGCAGCCAAAGCTGGGACGACAG GGGTGAGCGTCGCTTTGAAAAGCCACTGCGCCGTGAcggagtgcgtgtgtgttacgAGGAGGCGCCCAGCGGCAGCAGCGTCGCCAGTGGTGTTGCCGTTGCCGTAGCGACCGCCGGTGGGCGGAAGGACTTTACGCGCTCGGACAGCGACAACTGGCGCACACTCCGCGAGGagcaggaggatgaggaaggggCCGGAGCCGAGCCCGGAGGCAGCTGGAGATTGGCTGGCTCGCGCCgagacg aTGGCGGTCCTCGTTCGGCGGGCTGGCGGGAGCACCCTGGCGAAGCCCGGCGCAGGAAATACGACTTCAATTTCCCGGAGGCTGGCGAGGGTGGGCGTCGGAGGGCGGGCAGCGAGGGCCTGGACGATGACCGTGACAACCTGCCCGAGTGGTGCACCGACGAAGAGGATGGCGAAATGGGCACCTTCGACTCCTCCGGCGCCTTCATGCCCTTGAAG aaggGCTCTAAAGACCCCATTCATGAGGAGCAGGAGTTTGAGTTCCAGGGCCTGGAGGACGAGGATGACGAGGTCATGGCCACcgccagagaggaggagaggaacagcAGCAGCGAAGGGGAGAGACTGGACAAAG ATGTGAAAGAAGCCTTGGCTGAGATGGAGGTGAAGCctgtctccccctcctcccctccctctctccccctttcctctaTGCCTGCGccacctgctcctctctctgaaTCTGTGACTGCTCCCCCTGCTGGTCTGGAAGAGCCGCTGCAGCCCACCATCAGCAAGAACACCACTGAAG aggCAGCTCCACAGCTCAGCCCCCCTGCCAGTCTGGCTCCGCCCCCTTCCTCAGCTGCTATTCACCCCCCACCACCGGGGGGTGACACCGAGGATGACGAGGGCATGAAGCACCTGCAgcag GAGGCTGAGAAGATGGTGGCGTCTCTCCAGGACTCGTCGCTGGACGAGGAGTGTTTCACCCAGGCGCTGCAGGAGAGTCGGAACACGGCGTCCGCACTGCCCCTCTCCCACGAGGCCGCCATGAAGTGGTTTTACAAGGACCCGCAGGGAGAGATCCAGg GTCCGTTCACGACAGTGGAGATGTGCGAGTGGTTCCAGGCGGGCTACTTCTCCATGACGCTGCTGGTGAAGCGAGGCTGTGACGAGGGCTTCCAGCCTCTGGGCGACGTCATTAAGATGTGGGGGCGCGTGCCCTTTGCCCCCGGACCCTCGCCGCCCCCCCTCCTGGTCcgaccacaacaacaacaaccccccccagcACGCCAGCCTGCAGCCAGGGCCAACACC GGGAACATGGATCAGGAGCGCCTAAAGAAGCAGCAGGAGCTGGCGGCTGCAGCAGCTCTCTATCAGCaactccagcagcaacagctatTCCAGCTCatcaacag CAGGTGTGGCGAGCAGGGTATGATGCCTTCGATGAACAGGTCAATGTCAGTGCCAGATACAGGGTCCATGTGGGACATGCATACCTCAGCCTCACAGccgacag GCGGTGAGGCcagtctatgggacttaacaatGAATTCTTCAACTCAGGGTCCAACTCTTGAACAGCTTCAAAAG ctccagcaggagaggagagaggctgaACTCAGGGCCAagcgggaggaggaggagcggaagaggagggaggagaagaggaggcagcagcagcaggaggagcacaagaggagagaggaggaggagatgttcCGACGCAAGCAG TGTCGTCAGCAGCAGGAACTGATCATGAAGCTGCTGGCGCAGAGCCAGAGCCAGGGGGGCCCGGCGTCGGGCTCCGGCTGGTCCGGAGGCTCCACCGCTGGGCTGGGCAAGCCAGGCAAGGCCCTGGGGCTCCTGGAGCTGCAACAGGAGGCTGAGAGGGtgaagcagcagcagagagCCCAGCAGCAGCGCGAGAGG CAGCAGCATGCGGGCCTGATGTCGGggcagtggggggagggggcgggctCTCTCTGGGCCAGTGGGAGTGGCCTGGAGGGGAAGTCTGGGGCAGGGGGCGGAGTGTCTGGCGCCATGGGCATGTGGGACGAGGCGCTGAAGAGCCAGGCTGGCATGCGGGGTATGAGCCACAAgaacagcagcaggagcagcccctcactcag cgAGCGTGAGCAGTATATGCTTCGTCGTAAGCgcacagaggaggaggataaGCTGCTGAAGCTGTTGCAGGGCATGAAGCCTCAGGACGGCTTCACCACGTGGTGTGAACAGATGCTGCACGCGCTCAACACCACTACCAACAACAACGCCTCTTCGCTtgatg TGGCCACCATTGTGGCATACCTGAAGGAGGTGGAATCTCCATACGAGGTGCTGGACTTCATCCGGTCCTATCTGGGGGACACCATGGAAGCCAAAGAGTTTGCCAAGCAGTTCCTGGAGCGCCGTGCCAAACAGAAGGCCAACCAccagaggcagcagcagcagcaacag CTCTCCAAGGAGGTGGCTGGACTGACCATGAACAACTTCGCTCTACAG GATTCCATGCGTGGCGTGACCCCCAGCGCTCTGCAGTCCATGTTCCAGGCGGCCCATGCCGGGAAAGGGGGCATGGCCTACGACCAGGCCGCCAAGCTGAAAAAGAAACAGCCCATGATGCTGCATTCTGACCCGAGCATCCTTG GGTACTCATTCCATACTGCAGGGGAGCGCCTGAGCCTAAATGAGATGGAGATGGTGGAGGATTACTGA